The Sphingopyxis sp. TUF1 genome segment CGTTGCGTGTCGGCGAGCGCGGTCACGACTTCGCGATAAATGCCCATCGCCTTGTCGTCCTGTCCCTGCCGGGTCAGGAAGGCGGCATAGCGCGCGCGCGCCGAGGCAAGCGCGTTGGTTTCGGGATATTCGACCGCGAGCAGATTGACCGATTCAAGGAAGCGTGCATCGGCGGCGCCCGTATCGCCCAGCGCTTCCTCCGCCAGCGCCAGTTCGCCGAGCATCTGCGAGCGTAGGCGGATGATCGAGGTGACGCGGCCTTCGCGCACTGCAAGTGCGTCGCTCAGCCCCCTGCTCTGCGCGGTTTTGGCTGCAGCGGCATTGCCGCGGAGCCGCTCGACGGTGCCGAGCAGATGGATCGCCTGCGCGTCGATGATCTGCGCGCGCTCGATCGGCGACAGCCGTTCGCGGTCGCCTGCCTGGACCAGCCGGGCGTTGTCGCCGCTGTTGACCCCGGCAACGATCGCGGGCGCCAGTGTCACCGCGCCTTCGGTGACCGTCACGCCGGTCGCAAGCGGCGGGATAGGCGTTTGCAGCCGCGTCGCGGCGGCATCGAAATCGCGCTGGTTGAGCGCGTGGATCGTGCGGAAATTGCGGCGAAGGCGCAGTTGGACGGGATCGCTCGTTGGGACCGCCTCGACTTCCGTAAACAGCCGCTCGGCTTCGGCAAACTCGCCGAGGTTCGATCGTTGCAGCGCGCGGTTGAGCGTGAATTCACTGGCATCGATGCCTGCGGCCGCCTGTTCCTCGAGCGCGCGGCGCGACAGCGCGTCGAAAAATTCGGCGGCCTCGGCATAATCGCCGCTGTGGTTGCGGCGGTATCCTTCGGCCAGTGCCTTGTCGATGTCGATCGCGCCCGCCAGCGTGCGGGCAAAGCCGTCGTTGCCGCCTACCGACGTCGTCGCGACGCGGATTACGCCGGGCACGACGCGGCGCTGGCGCACCGATTCAAGCGCGATGTCGAGCGCGTCGGCATAGGCCTCGAACCCTTCGGCGGCGTAGACGTTCGCGCCGTCGGCATCGATCCGCGTCATCCACGCGACATCGCTGCCGCGAACCGTGCAGCGCCCGTCAGGGGCGCAGGTCAGCCGATCGGCGCGCGCGCGGTCGATGCGCACGCGCGCATCGTCGGCGTCCGTGCGCAGAACGCGAATAGTGCCGACGGGCTGGCTTGCGTCGCGGCATACAACCGTCCAGGCGCGGTCAAACATGCCCTGGACCACCGCGTCGCGTACCGTCGCCTGCACTTCGCATAATGAGCCGCCCTCGGACCCGATCGAAAAACGGTCGCGCAGCGTCGGGTCGTCGCTCTGCGCAAGCGCGCTTCCCGGTGCCGTCAGGAAGAGCGCCGCCAGAGCGGGCACCCAGCGCGAAACTCGAACGGCCATCACAATCCCCCAAAACACAGGCTCAAGACACCGTCCCGAGCAATGCCGGCGCGGCGCGAATATCATTGCTGTGGTGCGACCCATTCCCTGCCAAGGACCCTAACCCCTTCGTAAGCGAAAGGGAAGTGATCTGCCGCACAGCCTGCTTGCGCCGGGCGGGCGGGCCACCTATCTGCAAGACGAGGCTTAACCGGCGAGGATATGATGAGCGCATTCGACGATCGTGAACGGGCATTCGAAACGAAATTCGCACGCGACCAGGAGGTGCAGTTCCGCATCACCGCGCGCCGCAACCGTCTGCTCGGTGAATGGGCGGCCGAACGCATGGGGCTGACGCCCGAAGAGACTGACGCCTATGCCAAGGCCGTCGTGCAGGCCGATTTCGAAGAAGCGGGCGACGAGGATGTCATCCGCAAGCTTGCGGGTGACCTGACGGCCGCAAACGTCGAGATCAGCGATGCCGAAATCCGCGCCATGCTGAACGACAAGGCGGCCGAAGCACGCCGCCAGTTCATCGACAGCGAGAATTGAGGCCGGCGCGATGGGAATGCGCGAGGGCGATTTGAAGGCGATGATCGAGGCGGCGTTTCCGGGCGCCGCGGTGACGATCACCGATCTCGCCGGCGACAATGATCATTATGCCGCGCATGTCGTCAGCGAATCCTTTCGCGGAATGACCCGCGTCGCGCAGCATAAGGCGGTATACGCCGCGCTTGGCGGACGCATGGGGGGCGAACTTCACGCCTTGCAATTGACGACCGGCGTTCCTTCATAGGGGCGAGACACGCAATTTTTTCGGCGCCCCGCGCCCCCGGAGACTGACGATGAGCGACCCCGCTACCCACGACCGCATTTCCAAGATGGTCGCCGACCACCCCGTGCTGCTGTTCATGAAGGGCACGCCGCTGTTCCCGCAGTGTGGTTTTTCGTCGCGCGCGATCGCGATGCTCGACCGGCTGGGGGTCGAATATGAAACGGTCGATGTGCTGCAGGACATGGAAATCCGCCAGGGCATCAAGGAATTTTCGGACTGGCCGACGATCCCCCAGCTCTATGTGAAAGGCGAATTCGTCGGCGGGTCCGACATTATGATGGAAATGTGGGAAGCCGGCGAGCTTCACACGCTGATGAATGGCATTCCGACCCGTTGACAATGCGCGGGCGAAAGAACCGCGCGACACCGACCAGATCGCTTGAGGGAACGGCCCGCTGTCCGGAAAGCCCGCGGCGCGCAGAAGCTCGTGATTCACGCATATCGCCTGATAGGAAGGGTTTAACTCGCTCGGGGTTGTCGGCGCATTGACAACGAAGGACAATGTCGGCACCGAGACTGTCATGGCTCGGCGAGAAAAGCGTGCAACGATCATCGACGTCGCCAAGCTGGCGTCAGTGTCGCCCAAAAGCGTGTCGCGCGTCTTTAACAACGAGCCGCATATTACGCCCGCGCTGCGCAAAAAGGTGCTCAAGGCAGCCAAGGAGCTCAATTATCATCCCAATGTCCTCGCGCAGGGGCTGGTGCGTCGTCAATCCTACCTGATTGGCCTGATCTATGAAAAGCCGAGCCCCAGCTATGTCGTCGAGCTGCAACGCGGCGCGCTCGAACGGCTGCACGGCGAACGTTACCGCCTGATCGTGCTGCCCGTGGAATCGGTGATGGACCGCCCGAGCGAAGTCGTAGGCCTGGTCCGCTCCGCCGCCCTGGACGGCGTCATCCTCGCGCCGCCCGCGTCCGACCATCCCGATATTATCGCGGGGCTTACCGATGCCCATATTCCCTTCGCCCGCATCGCACCCCAATCATTGCTGGATGGCGGGCTGGCGACGGGGATGGACGATATCGCGGCCGCGCGCGAAATTGCTGAACTGGTCATCGGCCTCGGCCACCGGACCATCGCGATCATCATGGGCGACCCCGTCCATGCGGCCAGCGGCCAGCGCTTGATCGGCTATCACCAGGCGTTCGGCCGCCATGACCTGCCTCGCCAGCCCGAATTGGTCGAGACGGGCGATTTCAGCTTTGAATCGGGATATGAAGCGACGAAGCGGCTGCTGTCGCGCAAGCTGCGGCCTACCGCAATTTTGGCGCAGAATGATGATATGGCGGTGGGGGCGATGTCGGCGGCGCGCGAACTCGGGTTCGACGTACCCGCCGATCTGACCGTCGTTGGGTTTGACGATTCCGAAATCGCCCGCGTGGTGTGGCCGCGCCTCACGACCATCCAGCAGCCGATCGTCGAAATGGCGAAAACCGCGGCCGACATGCTGCTGCGCGATCTGGCGGGCGAAGAGCCCGGCCCGATGGTCATTCATTCGCATAAGCTGGTCGAACGGCTCAGCGCCGCACCGCCGCCGGCCTAGGCACGACAGCTGTGGTCGCGCGCGGGGAGAGGTTCAGCTATGCCGCCGGCGACACGGGGTTCAACCTGATATGGGCGTCGATCGAGCTTTATCTTCTCTATTTCTACATCGAGGTGCTGGCGTTGCCGCTTGAGATCGCGTCGGGCGTCTTTCTGGTCGGGGCGGCGCTCGACTGGCTCGCCGACCCGGTCATAGGCGCGGTGGCCGATCGGGCGTCGACGCGAGCGCCCTTGCGCGCCTGGGTGCTGTTTGGCGGTCCGGCCGCGGGCATCGCCCTCGCGCTCGCCTTTGCCCAGCCGGCGCTAATCGGAAACTGGCTGACGGCCTACGTCGTCGCGACCCATTTGCTGCTGCGGCTCTGCTATAGCCTGGGGAATATTCCCTATGCGGCGCTAACGGCGCGTTTGACCGACGATGCCGAGGAACATGTCCGGTTGACGGGGCTGCGGATGCAGGGCGCCGCGCTCGGCGGAATATTGGCAGCGATTGTTTACGCCAACGTGCCTGCGGGCGAGGGGCCGCAGCGATTCTGGACGGGCGCGATGATCCTCGGTTTCGCAGCCCAGCCCTTTTTGCTCCTCACTTTCCTTGGCGTGAGAGAGCGGATTGTGCCGTCGCGCGACATTGCCGATATCCGTCCCTTTGGCCAGATCCGTGCCTATGGGATGCTGTTGTCGCAATCGGCGGCGCTGCGCCGCCTGATGGTCGTTATCGTGACTGCGGGGCTCAGCGTGACGATGCTCAGTAAAACCCTGCTTTTCCTGTTCGCCGAACTCGGCCATGCCGAGCTGGGTTATCGCGCCGCCATTGCCCCCTCGCTCGCCTTGCTCGTCAGCATTCCCGCGTGGGTCTGGATCGAGAAGAAATGGGGAAGGGTGCCGACCTTGTGGGTTGCGCTGGCGATGAACGCCTTGGCCCTTGTCATGGCGTGGCTGCTCTATCCCGGGCTTGTCCCCGTCGCGATTTTGTTTGTCGTTGCGATTGTCGCCAGTTGCGGAATGTCGGTCATGTTCTGGTCGCTCGTCCCTGCGGTGATCCAGGACGTCGAGGCAGCGCGCGATGGGGGGTGCGCAGTGCGGATTTACGCGCTGGCGACGACGGCGCGCAAATTGGGTCAGGCGCTCGCGCCGCAGATCATCACCCTTAGCCTGGCGTTCAGTGCCAACCGCTCGGTCATGCCCGCACTCGTCGGATCCGCCGTGTGTGCGCTTGCGGTCGGCCTGTTATACCGCCCCGTGGAACGCACCCCCTCGCTCGGGCAAGCTTCCCTCTAGCGTCCGGCCCATCCTGCGCCGACCCCGAAGTTGGGGCGGCGGTTTTCGCTGGGATCGAGCAGGCGGTCCAGAATGGCGTCGTGCGAGGGCGCGGCGGTCCGAAATTGTTGCAGGGCCTGTCGCATTTGACCGATAACGCCGCGCACATCGTCGAACGGTGCGACATCGACGAGCGGATCGATGGCGGCGGGGCGCAGGCCCATGCCGCAGGCGACATAGAACCAGCTGATGTCGGCAAATAATTCCCGGCGCTTTGACGTGATGCGTCCTGTCGCCTCAAACAACGCCATTTTTTCGCGCAGGCTTTCGGGAAGGGCAAGCGTGCGAACATGGTCCCAAAAGGGTTCGCCATGGCGCCGGTTGGGATAATAATGGAGCAGCAGGAAATCGCGGATATGCGCATATTCTATCTCGACTTCGCGATTATAGGCATCGATCAGGGTCGGATCGAACGAGATGTCGGGAAAATAGTCGAGCAGACGGTTGAGGCCGGTGTGGATCAGATGAATACTAGTTGATTCAAGCGGCTCGAGAAAGCCCGCCGATAGCCCGATCGCCAGACAATTGCCGATCCATGCGCGCTTTCGGTGACCCGCCGTGAAACGCAGAAAGCGCGGCGCGTCGTCCGCGGGTCTGTCGAGTCCTGCCAAAAATTCGTCCGCAGCGGCCTGATCGTCGATGAAATCGCTGCAATAGACCAGCCCGTTCCCGACGCGGCTCTGCAGCGGGATACGCCATTGCCAGCCCGCGGATTTGGCCGTCGATACCGTATAGGGGGCGCGTCCCGGCTGCACCGCGGTGGGTGCGGCAACTGCGCGGTCGCAGGGCAGCCAATGGCGCCAATCGATATAGCCCGACCCCAGGGTTTCTTCGATCAACAGGGCACGAAAGCCCGAGCAATCGATATAGAAATCGGCCGATAGGCTATCGCCATCATCGAAATATATCGCGTCGATGCGGTCATTCGCGCCGCGTTGCGCACGGGTGATTTTACGGTCGAGACGAGCGACGCCTGCCGCTTCGGCATGGTCGCGTAAAAAGGCCGCGACAAGGCCGGCGTCGAAATGGAGCGCATAAGCGACCCCCGCGCCAGGCCATTTGCCATTGGGCGACGGAAAGGCGAACTTATGGTCTTCGGCCAGCGCGGCCGACGGGCATAGATCGGCCAGCCTTTCATCATGGCCCTCCGCAAGATTTTTCCAATAATAATGATGGAAAGGACGTTGGTTGATCGTCATCCCCAAATTGCCGAACGGATGCCAATATTCATGGCCGGGCTCCAACCAGTCGCGAAACCGGATGCCCAGTTTGAAGGTCGCCTGACAGCGGCGGATGAAGTCGACCTCGTCGGCGCCAATGTTACGCAGAAATTCAAAAATTGGCGGAATTGTCGCCTCGCCAACGCCGACAGTCGGAATGCTCGACGATTCGACCAGCGTGATCGCACAGCCGCTGCCGCGCAATATGCTGGCCAGCAACGCTGCCGCAGACCACCCGGCAGTCCCACCGCCAATAATACAGATCGATCGCAACGGCGCGCGCGACGGCGCGGCGCCGTGCGATGGTTTGCGGCCTTCCCCCTCTGCCATCGGCGGACCTCCTTCATGCTTTTCAGGGAGCAGAAAAACGTAGCGGCCCTTCGCGA includes the following:
- a CDS encoding DUF1476 domain-containing protein, whose amino-acid sequence is MSAFDDRERAFETKFARDQEVQFRITARRNRLLGEWAAERMGLTPEETDAYAKAVVQADFEEAGDEDVIRKLAGDLTAANVEISDAEIRAMLNDKAAEARRQFIDSEN
- a CDS encoding BolA family transcriptional regulator gives rise to the protein MGMREGDLKAMIEAAFPGAAVTITDLAGDNDHYAAHVVSESFRGMTRVAQHKAVYAALGGRMGGELHALQLTTGVPS
- the grxD gene encoding Grx4 family monothiol glutaredoxin, with product MSDPATHDRISKMVADHPVLLFMKGTPLFPQCGFSSRAIAMLDRLGVEYETVDVLQDMEIRQGIKEFSDWPTIPQLYVKGEFVGGSDIMMEMWEAGELHTLMNGIPTR
- a CDS encoding LacI family DNA-binding transcriptional regulator yields the protein MARREKRATIIDVAKLASVSPKSVSRVFNNEPHITPALRKKVLKAAKELNYHPNVLAQGLVRRQSYLIGLIYEKPSPSYVVELQRGALERLHGERYRLIVLPVESVMDRPSEVVGLVRSAALDGVILAPPASDHPDIIAGLTDAHIPFARIAPQSLLDGGLATGMDDIAAAREIAELVIGLGHRTIAIIMGDPVHAASGQRLIGYHQAFGRHDLPRQPELVETGDFSFESGYEATKRLLSRKLRPTAILAQNDDMAVGAMSAARELGFDVPADLTVVGFDDSEIARVVWPRLTTIQQPIVEMAKTAADMLLRDLAGEEPGPMVIHSHKLVERLSAAPPPA
- a CDS encoding MFS transporter, which gives rise to MVARGERFSYAAGDTGFNLIWASIELYLLYFYIEVLALPLEIASGVFLVGAALDWLADPVIGAVADRASTRAPLRAWVLFGGPAAGIALALAFAQPALIGNWLTAYVVATHLLLRLCYSLGNIPYAALTARLTDDAEEHVRLTGLRMQGAALGGILAAIVYANVPAGEGPQRFWTGAMILGFAAQPFLLLTFLGVRERIVPSRDIADIRPFGQIRAYGMLLSQSAALRRLMVVIVTAGLSVTMLSKTLLFLFAELGHAELGYRAAIAPSLALLVSIPAWVWIEKKWGRVPTLWVALAMNALALVMAWLLYPGLVPVAILFVVAIVASCGMSVMFWSLVPAVIQDVEAARDGGCAVRIYALATTARKLGQALAPQIITLSLAFSANRSVMPALVGSAVCALAVGLLYRPVERTPSLGQASL
- a CDS encoding tryptophan halogenase family protein translates to MAEGEGRKPSHGAAPSRAPLRSICIIGGGTAGWSAAALLASILRGSGCAITLVESSSIPTVGVGEATIPPIFEFLRNIGADEVDFIRRCQATFKLGIRFRDWLEPGHEYWHPFGNLGMTINQRPFHHYYWKNLAEGHDERLADLCPSAALAEDHKFAFPSPNGKWPGAGVAYALHFDAGLVAAFLRDHAEAAGVARLDRKITRAQRGANDRIDAIYFDDGDSLSADFYIDCSGFRALLIEETLGSGYIDWRHWLPCDRAVAAPTAVQPGRAPYTVSTAKSAGWQWRIPLQSRVGNGLVYCSDFIDDQAAADEFLAGLDRPADDAPRFLRFTAGHRKRAWIGNCLAIGLSAGFLEPLESTSIHLIHTGLNRLLDYFPDISFDPTLIDAYNREVEIEYAHIRDFLLLHYYPNRRHGEPFWDHVRTLALPESLREKMALFEATGRITSKRRELFADISWFYVACGMGLRPAAIDPLVDVAPFDDVRGVIGQMRQALQQFRTAAPSHDAILDRLLDPSENRRPNFGVGAGWAGR